cggcggcatgaCGGAATGCAACTCATTCCGCATGCGAGCCAAGGGCTCCGTCTCGGGCTGGGTCGGCCAACTGGAAAGCGGCCAGCTGAGAATCGGCCTCGAGCCCGTCATCCTCCGCATGGAAAAGGGCGAGATTGTCGATACCCGCCGACGCGGCATGTGGTGGACTCGTAAGTTTTGAACCATTCTACCCTCCACTTCCAATAAACCAGATGGACTAACATATGTGAACAGCCCCTACCGAGACACTCCAGTGCGACCCGGGACAGAAGCCCGACAAGGGTTGGAGCGTAGGCTGCGACGGCAAGATGACGTTCCAGGAGCAGACGCGGTACTTCCAGTGCGAGGCCGAGAACCAGACGTACAACCTGTACAAGAAGAACGACCAGGGCGTCAACTGTGGTGAGATTACGCTCTACATGAGTGGTTGTGGGCGTGGAGAGGGCATGGGTGATAAGCCTCCCGGAGGTGgtggaggtggtggtggccaCGGAGGCGGAGGAATGTCTCCTCCTGCTAATGGGACGGCTACCCCTCAGAACGGAACCAAGCCCATGCCGCCTCCTGAAAGGTGATTGTTGAGGTTGAGGATAGCAATCTTGACCACCGGCTGAGGCTTAAGATGTGTGTTGAGCACACTCAGACTGATTAAAGATTGATGTAGAAGGCATCAGTCTTGGGGATGGATCGCTTCAACGCGGGACCACGAGTTTGGTCACGCTTTGCATGCAAGATGTCCCGTATAAAGTAATACAAGGGAAGGATACTTTTCCTAATCAATACATGTATTCATAAACGCTTCGTCGCGATTCTGATGGCTATTTAGATCTGAACCGCAAAGCCAGTTCCCAAAGTAAACCTTGTTCTCCAAGTGAGGAAGAGTTCCATCCAAACTCCTATGACCCAAGTATTGACGATTCATAATCATTCGTCAAAATTTAAATCGCAATATTCGAAGAGACCCGGCTGATCCTCGTCATCCTGGTTCGGAATACCAAGAATGTCATTGGCTTCCTTGACCCAAGACGGCGTCGGACCCGTATTAGGTATCGCAGCCGGGACATCATAGTCATGATCCATGACAGATTGAGTGCCTTCGCCAAGCCTAGCGCCCATCCAGGCATCCTTTGCGTTCGACTTAAGGCGCGGATCCTTTGTTTCCTCGACCTGAGTCGGGGGCATGGCCGGGTTCTATCCGGGACCAAGCACCCACGAAGCGGCGCTCGACTCTACAAAGCCAGTGAACTCGCCCTTCTTGCCCCACTGGGCGGTGCCAGTCTCGCAGGGCTCGACGTCGAGAATGGCTTCGTTGGTGTGAATGTCGTACGTGACCATGTTGCCGTGAGCATCGGGGCGTGTCTCGGCGATAGGGTTGGGCTCGCCAGTGTACGGATCAACGAGGCAGGTGAGGCGGCCGATATCGAAGGGGCCGCGGTAGCCGTTGTGAGCGAGGGTGCGCGCGTTGCCGACTCTGACTGCGATCTCCGCTGGAGGTGGGAGGATGTGCCCGAGTTGAGGGCTCTGGAGCAGGTCCAAGTTCCAAGCCGGGCCCGGGTTCGCGAGCAGGTCGTTCGGGGGCAAGGAAGGAGGCGGGTTGTTGGCTGCGAACGTGTTCATGGATGAGAATGCGTTGAAGAGTTCGTTCGGAGACATGGGAGGAGCCAGGTGGCTGAACGAGGAATCGATGTTCATTCTCATGCTACTCTGAGTCTGATGAACTTGGCTGCTCGAATGGCCGCGGTTTGTAATTATGAGCTCATCGCTGCTCGACTCGTCGGTGGTGCTCTCGAGCGACGGAGGAGGGAAATTGACACTTCGGAGGGCAGAGGGGATCAGGGGGCTGCTCGACTTCAGAAGCTTCTCCCGGCTGGTCATCTTAACGACTGAGGCTCTTCGGTTCTTGTCCATTTCTGTTCTCGAGATAGTAATTAGTGATATGAAAAGACAAGTAAGAGATGATTAGCTGGGATGGGATGAATCTCACGGAGTCGCGCCTTCAAAGGGGCTTGCTGCCCGGACGAAAGCGCTGCCACCATCGGGTTTTGCACCGGACGGCCACTGGGGCTGAATGTCGTCACATTCGCTGCGATTAATTAGCGGAGAAGCGGGCAAGTTCGTAAGCATCGAGGTGAGACGTACGCGACGAGTGCTGCGGAGATGAGAAATTCATCACCGAGTGCTGGGGGACCCCGATCGGGCCGACGGGGCTTGAAGGAATGGATTTTGCTATCTTGATTTAATGAGAAGTGCATCAGATAAATGGTTTTGGCTAATGGGATGAGACTCACGAAAGAATGTTGCAGAAGGGATGGCGGTATCGTCTGATGAGATGGAGTTGTAGATTGGATGTTGGGTCATGAGACCGCTGGGCTCGCTAAGTTTGATCAGCGAGAATTCGACCCGGCCAAGGAGTATGGGAAACGTACCGGGGCGGAGTTGTGAAGGTGAAGAAGGTCTCAGGCTGGGACGGGGAGGTGTCGGCGCCTGGCTACTCGGAGCTCTCCCAGCAGGAATGCTCGCAGGAGCAGCGCCGTCACCGCCAAATGGGCCCATGAATGCGAGAGGAGCACTGTCATTCATGCCGTTTCTTACCGATGTCTCGATCCAATGCCTTACAGTCGTAGAATTTCCACGTATCTGATCCCCTTGATTCTGGATTTCATCTTCACCTGGGTGTCCTGTGTCCTTTCGGTTGAGCCTTTCCAAAATCTTAGCCAGGGTCAGGGTCGTCAGCTTTTCGTTTTGGTCCATCGGTATGCCTATGGCGGGTAGAAATGGCTCCAGTTACTTCGAGTAACGCGAAGATTTTCGTTTCTGTAATTCTTCTGCTCGTTAGCTTCCATTTCTTGGAGGCTCTGTCATCTTGTATTTCGGTTAAGGTTTGATTACATGTCGATGACTTACTTATCCAAGGTAAAATATGATAAGAAAGTGGGACGTAAGAGAGGGATGAACATGTGGAAGAGATGCGGAAAGTAAAAGCGAGATGGATTATGGAAAGGATATAGCTTAAAGGCACGACTGCTTAGCCGTCGTTCAAGGCCTGTCTTCTAGGCCCGTGAGATATCGAGGCACCGAGCCTGACATCGAGAAGAGTCTTGAACACTGTGGAAGAGTCTTGCTCCGAACAAGAACGAACATCGTCTGATTAGTGCATTCATATTGGGTTGCCGTGGCTGTGGTGTATGACCCCAGCTTGCTTAACAAGGGAGCATGAGGCCATGAAGTTATAAGACCTCGATTCCTTTGACGACTTGCGCAAAAGACCAAAGTGTTGTGCTCGCGGTGATCAAGTACTGCTGAGACACATCGATGCTACAAGTCAAGTCAAGATGAGACTTGAGAAGACTATGGAACTTTGGTTGAGACTCAATACAGAGGATGACGAGTAGCTCCCAAATAGAAAGGcgaataaatatatagcaaGTAGTATATGGGAGAAGTGACAGAACAAATGAGACGGCAGCATACCGTACATTTGTCTTTGTTCTCATTGTTTCGACTCTCCCTGTGCATGTAGTAAGACTCTACATGTATCCCAGCATGCAACAAGTCATCAAGAGAAAGGATGGGGATGTGATAAAAGTAAGGAAAGATGACTTGAATCCTTTTGTGAGCCAACAGTCCTCGAAATTTACATGTACTCGGGTTCTGCGAACTAGAATGAAGAATAGTTGAATCTTCACCGTGTCTATCAAAATATCTCTATCATTTGTGGTTGGATGAAGTCGAAGAAGCAATGCTCCTCGCTCTGAAGGCTCTGATCGTCATCCAAGTCATCAAATGTAGTCTCCAACTCCAACTCAAACGTGCCAATTCTTTTGTAAGCTGGCACACCGTTCAACGAACTTCCCCCATTCATCTTGACCGGCTGTAGAAGCAGTCCGAGTATAGTCCAGTCGGCAGAGTACCCGCGCACTCTCTTGATCTCCAGTGCCATGTACCCCCCGGAGCCTGCAGACTTGACGTCTACTTCATCTAGGCAATCAAGATGACAGCTGATGTTTCTGGTACTCATGAGCTTCGTCCCTGAGTCAAGAACACCTTGTGAGCTCGGGGGACTGGCTATATCAAAGACATTTTCTGGATCGTCCCTTGAGTCTCCTGTGGGATGATTGATGATGGTGGCCGCCGCAAGCCTCCCATGAAGTCTAAGCCGACCTGAGTCGCCACGGACGTCGCCGTAGGGCGCGTTTTTGTTCACCGGCTCGGCCGAAATAGATACGACTTCGGCGTGGTAGACCTCCGTCGCATCCGTCACATCGCCTTCGAACGTAGGGATTTCCCAACCGTCACCCAAAGCCACGTATGCTCTCACACTACTATCAACTGCGAACCACGACCACGAAGGCCCCTGATAGGCCGCCGCCCGATTTCGTCGCTCATCTTGCTCCACTCTCCAGAGCAACTCGTCGCGGATGCTCCTTTTCCAGAGACCAGCGGCGTATTCATCGCCAGTCAACACAGCAAAGCGCTCCGCGACTCCCGACATGGCCAGAGCGCGATCAGTGTTGAAGGACAGAGTACGGCTGGTGTAGATATCTACCAGTGCGCCCCACGGGGATGGAGTCTTTGAGCAGTAGCCCCAGTTGAAGGAGTCCTGCCTGAGGTCATTGGGCTCTGCAATCTTTCTCCAGCCGTCGGTTGCACCCTCACCGACGTCGAGGCCGTATAGCGTGTCGTTCCCGGTGATTGACGGAATTGGTTCTTGACAGCTCCATCTAGTTTGCCGGGACCCGAACTCGACGATCCTGACAGATAAAAGACGTTCTTGAAAAGTCCACCCCCGCTCGTCAATAGGTTCGTGCCCTGTCTCCATCTCGGCCAAGGTAATCGATCCCAGTTCGCCCTTTTCGGACTGCCAGGAGAGAAGAAATGCTTGATCAGACTCTTTGAAACACTCTCTGTTCTGGAGAAACCCTTCCCACGCAGTCTTGGCTCTGGATGCCATAATGGTGAAGGACGCTTGACCGTAGATGTACGGCATCTTGGCGATTTCCAAAATCTTTTCGTCGTTGCCTTCATCTTGAATGATGCAGAGAGCATCGACCCAGACATACTCAACTCCGAGCTGCGAGCAGACTTTGGACGGCGTCCTGTATCGTCCGAGGCAGTTTTTCAAAGGCAATATCCTTTGTGAACGCCTCTAGCGTAGCCGTCTCGCATTTCACCGTCTGGTTGCCGCCCCAGCAATAGCTCAAAGCCGCGAATCTAGGTAGAGGATTAAGATTCGCCGTATCTCGCAACCGCAGCGAATAGCTCCCTGTTCTAGAGTTGTGATTAACATAAATCAGCCTAATAGGCCTGAGTGCCGACGGCCCAGACTGCGTCTTCAGCTCCCGACACCTTTCGTGCTTATCCTCGCAATCTGCCAGCCATGACTTCACTGCAGGCAGACAACACGCAGGATCATTCTGTATCGGCCGCGTCCAGAAGTCTCTGGCTGCCGGGTTATCATGAGGCGTACATATCTGCAGACCCTTGACCGTCCTATACGAGACGAGCTTTGTGCGCGGGTCCCAAAGCCCAAAGAATTCTATAGTCAGGACGTCTGGAGTGTGGTCACCACCAATACGGAATGGGGGGTTCGTCTCAGCTACGAGTACATAGTCGACGTACCCGTCGCTGCGGCCCTGGACGGCGTGGCGGATGGAAGGAAGCCTGTAGTCCGGGTCCTTGTCAATCTGGCCGTGGAACTGCTCGAGCTCTTCGAGGTCCATCTGGTAGACCTCGCCGGATATGTTGTCGACGCATTCGCCAACGTCTGGTCGTGCGATGCACTCCCCGTCGAGTATCCAGTCTATAAAGGCACATGTTTTCTGCTGGGCTGTGAGAAGATCTGTGAGACTGGTCTCGAATACGATCTTGTTCCACCTGGCGTCGTGTCTGTCGCCCCGGTTCTGGTGCGGGATATCGGCTTCGGCGTGGATGACGAGGAGCCTGCGACACCACTCGCATGAGTGAGACACTGGTGATGGTGAGGGCATGATTGGCGAAGACATCTCGTTATCAAGGCATCATAGTATTGGAAGGGCCCTGAGAGCGAACTCGGCAAACGTTGGCCGTGATAACGAGCTATTGGGTTGACTTCGTAGCCCTACCATTGGCGAGGGGTGTGGACTAGATTGAATCCGCATATCCAATAGGCACTTGACTGTTGATGCGCGATTGTGGATGCCTGCAGACTTGAGCATGTCAGACTATTGACCGGGGGCTTGTCAGTTCAAGGGGTCCCAAAAAGTGGTCTAGATTAACACCTAATCGAATCAGTGGATCAAATCTGCAGCCTGAAGATGGCGATGAAGTTCCAGAAGTTTCTTCGTTGAAGAAGAgtgtatttattatactaccATTTCAAACCGCGAATCACTCACTTCTTGAGAAGATCTTCAACCTGCGAGGTGATGTCCACCATCGGGAAACTAGTCCTGTTCCCAGAAGTCGAGCCCGCAACAGGAGCATCCGCAAAGAACTCCTCAACCATGAACAGACTGTCGCCGACTTGCACCGGAGCAGTGACAATCCCTCCTTGAGCATCGGTGGAATTATTCGGTACCGTGCCAAGGTGCTCGGCAGACTTCCAGGATCCATCTTTTGACCGCAAAACAGTCACGCCTTTGGTATTCTCGGCGATAAGCAACACCTTTCCACCGTACCTTGGTGGAAGATAGATGGCATCGGTGCCCGCTAGCGTCACATTCGGCGATCTCGGTACGAGCACGGGAGCGCCCTTGTCCGCTTTCATGTCGAACCGATAGATCTGGGCGTCCTCGTTATTGTTGGACAGCAGGATATTGCCAGTGGCTGCGAGGCCGGAGAAGCCCATTTTCGTGTGGTCAATCTTCACGGGGAGGTACCACGGGACGACAGCAGAGCCTTGGCGGTCGACTTTCATGATTGTACCCGGGAACGAGCCAACGACGTAGGTGTTTCCGTGGGTGTCGTGCTCAATGTCCTGGAAGCCTCCGTATGCCCCTTTGGTCACGGCCGTGATGTTCTTGTTCCACAGGACCTGCTTCTTTGCCGGGTCGTACTTGATGATGAAGTTGTCACCCGACACGTCTTTGCCGCCGGTATTGAAGGGGGCGGCGGCGTCGACTACAATCGAGACTAGTTTGGTGCGAGTGTCTACCTGCACACCACCAATGTGTAAGGCAGGGTTGTGCGTGATGCCATCGAACGTCAAGATGTCTAGGACGGTGTCCTTGTACGGATCATAAACTACAACGCTAGCGTTGAACAGTGATCTTGCCTCTGCCTTAGCACCATGATTCATGTCTGGGCTTGTACATATAAGCTTACCCAAAGTAGACGATGCAGTTGTTGACGTCCCAGTCCGCATTCTCGGGATAGAGTTGGTACTGTTGAACGACAAAGCTGCCCTTCTTCAGAGGCGGACATTGTCTCGCTGGCTTCGGTGAGCTTTCTGCTTGAGAAATCATGCACAGAAGGAAGGCCAGAGCTACTGCTACGTGCTTGAAGCTTCTCATTGTAAGCTGCGTTGAACGCCACGGGCGTCACGGCAAGTTGCAGAAAGTTAGGAACGAAAGTGGTGAAAGCAATGACGGAAACAAGACTCTAGGCATTTTCAGCGACCAAGACGGATGACCAGCTCCTAAGTATCATCTTTAGATGACGATGAACATGGGTCAAGTAGGCGACTAGACTCCGCTCTCCTCGAAATCCAGGTGGACACTGCTCGAAAGAGCTGCTAGTGGTCATTTACTCATATAAATGCTTGCATTCCCGTCGTGAGGAGAGACGTTGAACGCCACATGGTGCCTGGGACAGGACCCTTGATTAGAAGGGATGACCTTGGATGGCCCGAACCCATCCGGCACCGTCCCTGGATGATAGAACCGGCAGTTATGAAAGCATTGTCTGGGCGTTTGAGGTGACAGGCAGGTTCCGGATGTCGACATCGGCAATGGCCAGACACACAAGCTTTGATCGGAAATTGGATGAATATCGACTCATTCTTCAGTGTTGCATTGGGTTCTTGGGCCACTCAGATTGCGGGACTTCGTCACTGAGGACTTCATTGAAATGACTGTATATTACATCAAGGTTGGTAAGCATTTATTCAACTCGCTTGGGCAGTTTGTCAGTCaaagtaatataagaagCTCAACGGCAAAAGTAAGCAAGGTGGCACTTCCCCGTATGAGGAGGTCGTGGTTTTGCGCTGGCCCACTTGGAGATAGAACTGAGATGTTCGGCGAGCCCTGTAGCTTCCCCTTCGATGGCCATTAAGTTTGCAGCAAGGTCCACCTGTCGAACTTTACAAAGTTTGACGAAGCTTTGGGGAGAGGTGCCGACCAATCAATCCGACGTCAGCGAGGCGGCGCAACGTGGAAGCAAGGAAGAGTCGTAGCAGACATGATGGTTGTGAAGTCAAGATTGAGAGGCTTTGAGGTCACAAAAAGACCAACTATGATATGGCGGCTGATGAAGCATGTGAAGATGGCAATTGGATGCAAAAACACTGGATTGATGAAAAGCCCATGAAGATTTGCAAGTGAATGAATGTTCCTTCCTACTTTCCTGTGCTCCTTCCTGCGTGCAACGGTTGGACCCACTTGGCGCGCTGTTAAGCTTCTGGCCCTTTCTCGCTGGTTTATCCAAAAGGGGACacaaggtacctaccttacttgTAGGTAGCTAGGCGATAAGCGGCAGGTACGTATGTAAACAAATAACGGGTCTTCGGCGCTACCTAAGCTGCCGCACTGCGGGGATGCTTCTAGCGGGGTGTACCTAAGTATCTCATTCTATGGTTCTTGAATGCTTCAATTCTTCCATTCCCATATTCCTTTTCATCAGGCTTTCTTATTATCGTTGACGAGACCGCTCTGATTCGATAAGAAGATGCAAATACCCTTCCGCTGATACTAATTCGGTTCATGCTTGATTACTTCCTGGTCCTCGCCTTTTGGTAAGACTTCCCAGGTCTTTCTAATCGCCGTTGCGCGGATCCAAGCAATTATTCAACAAGTGGTCAGCACTTGGAACTCTACTACCACCCATCACCTTGCCAAGACTTGCCAATGAAATGACCCGAAAGGTCGAGGTCGGCCATCGGGCGAAAACTAGCAGGCCACCAGGTCTGGGTcccatctctctctctctctctctctctctctctctctctctctctctccccgtACCTCTTCCATCCAGGCGGCAGCAGCGAGACACGCATCTCGACTTTCACCAACTCCAGCCTCCTTGATTCAGACAAGGGCCCTAATCATATACGAAGTCCAATAGCGGAATAGGCCGTCTCGGCTACACTTGGTAGAAGCAGTTATCGTCACATTGGCCGCTGACCCATCTGCCGGTGGAAGATCAATTTGATCAATTCTTCAATGGCCATCCAAGACCGACTCCCAGAGCACGGGTCTCGTCGCGAACTTACGACACCAAGTTTGGCATGAAGCAGAGGGGCGTTTTCGATGAGCATCTCATCTATCAGTAACCGTACTCCCTAAACCATGCGCCTCGGCTGGTTTCCCTGGCCAGCCACACGTGGACGAGCCATGGGGTTGGCTGCCGTTCCCACTGAGATCGCCAGCATCCAAGGGGGGCTCCATCTATGATCTGGGCCGAGCCATAGGGGCTTAAGCCACTCGGCATCGCCCCTGAGAAAGCTTACTTCTGCTCAAGCGTTCCCGCATGTATCCGTTTTACCCAACCGCCAAACGTTGTGTGCCGCGATTTGTCAATATTCGGCCTCCCTTTTTCGACTTATCTTCCCCTCCATCTCCCCAGACCACACGATATGCCTCATGATCCGCTCGCTTCTCCAAGTGGAccaaagaagatcttacaaCGTCGTGAGTAAGAGATCGTACGGCTCGTCCCACGTATCGCGTAGCGTACAATGGCTCTACGGAGTACTTTAGAGAGGTTGGAATCCTCAGAAAGAGGGTACCAGCGCGTTTCTTCTGGTAGCCAAGACCCTGGGCAGGGTGTTTCGCAGCATGCCTAGCTCAATGGAACATGTCTAGCCCTCCGAGGCATCCCTTTTCTGATATGCAGAACCGGCGCTTGTGCAGGCTGACAGGTCGGTTGTTGAATGCGACGCCAAATCTGTACCTATGGCCGTCGCACAAGTGTTATCTGATATTCCTAGCCACTTGGGCGAGAGATGGTCCAGTTGCAGCTCTTCCGTCCCAAGACATGGCGTATTAGAAGCACAATGTCACCCACCAAGACCGTCTTATCGTCTGCCTCCTCGATTTTCTACATATTTCGTCCGTTGTGTCGCATTTCACAGACGTCTTGCGTCGGACTGCTACTGTCTTGCTTTCCGTTTCGAATTTGATCTTCCTCCTCTTTCGCCCTTTCGATTCCAGCGTTTCCAGCAATCCCGCTGTTTTAGTGGTATTCGCGTCTCGATATCACCAATTCCACGCCTTTTTGCACCGGCTGGCTACAGGCAGTCAATTCCTCTGGTTGTAAACATCTGCAATGAAGGCATTTCTTGCACGGGATAGAGTTGCCGAATCGGCCTCTACGTCCGATGACGAGACCGTAGTCGCCGTACAAGATGGAGTCCGCTTGAATGCCGCGGGCTACAAGGATCAATTAAATCGCCAATATGGGTTCTTTGGACTGGCAAGCATGGCTCTGACGGTGGACAACGCCTGGGTTGCCTTGGGATCGTCCATTTCTGTGTCAATTCGTAAGTTCCACTAGACGCTTATTGCTTGCAAGCCGGACGTTGTAACGAGCCGGGATCAATTTAGTCAACAGTGGCCCACCCGGCATCATTTACGGCCTCCTCGTCGCCGTCTTTTACTACTCCCTCATCGGCTTGAGTTTATCAGAGGTTTGTCTTACTAATCCCAGTCTCTTTATCCCTCCTCTCGTTTGCAAAGCAATGTGAATAACAACGAGTGACACCTTTCTCCAAGCTCGCTTCATCAGTCCCCACGGCGGGCGGCGTCTACCACTGGGCCACCATCGCCGGCGGTCCTCGCTGGGGCCGAGTCCTCGGTTTCTTCACCGGGTGGATCAACTTCTACGGCTGGCTCTTCTCGCTCGCAGCCCTGCTGCAGATCTCGAGCAATGTGGCCGTGAGCATGTACGCCGTCTGGAACTGGGACACCTACGTCAGCCAGCCCTTCCACGTCTTCATCGGGTACCTCATCATCCTCTGGGGGTGCGCGGCCTTCATTGTTTTTGCCAACAAGTATGCTCCGTACACCCAGCAAGCCGGAACGATATTCGTATTGATCGGAGGCGTCGTCACCATTATCGTTCTGGCGGCGATGCCGAAGCAACATGCGAGTAATCACTTTGTATGGGGCTCTTTCGACGAGAATAATGCCACAGGGTGGTCAGGGGGCGTTGCTTTTCTCCTGGGTGTTCTCAACGGCGCCTTCACGATTGGAACTCCTGACTCGGTAACCCACATGGCTGAAGAGATGCCACATCCCAAAAAGGATCTCCCAAAGGCTATCCTTTTGCAGATATCCCTGGGCTTCGTTTGTTAGTCAACAGTCTGCCAATATGTCGAGCCCACTACTGACCATTGATAGATGCCTTCTGCTTCGCCGTCGCATTGTCGTACGCAATCACGGACATTACGGCTCTCCAAGGAGGCTTCAACTCTTTCCCGCTGACCAACATTTACGTGCAAGCCACTACCAGCAGCGATGGAATCCGAAACCCAGGCGCAGCGTTTGGTCTGCTATTCATCATGCTGGGCTGTACGCTGACGTGTTGCGTGGGCCTGACTTTGACGGTGAGATCACCATCCACTTGAGCTTGTGAAGTTCCAGTCGCTGATATCGTTCTCAGGTTTCGAGAACCTACTGGGCGCTCGCACGCGATAATGCTGTGCCACTATCCAATGTCTTCGCTCAGGTTAATGAGCGCCTGAGCTGTCCTATTTGGTCAACCTTGTTTGTCTGTACGTCACCGCGTTCTCGTCCTTTTCCAACCTCAAGACTTTGGAGACTAACATGGATCATCCAGGCGTCGTCGCAACCGGACTGGGC
The DNA window shown above is from Colletotrichum lupini chromosome 7, complete sequence and carries:
- a CDS encoding choline transporter, with the translated sequence MKAFLARDRVAESASTSDDETVVAVQDGVRLNAAGYKDQLNRQYGFFGLASMALTVDNAWVALGSSISVSILNSGPPGIIYGLLVAVFYYSLIGLSLSELASSVPTAGGVYHWATIAGGPRWGRVLGFFTGWINFYGWLFSLAALLQISSNVAVSMYAVWNWDTYVSQPFHVFIGYLIILWGCAAFIVFANKYAPYTQQAGTIFVLIGGVVTIIVLAAMPKQHASNHFVWGSFDENNATGWSGGVAFLLGVLNGAFTIGTPDSVTHMAEEMPHPKKDLPKAILLQISLGFVYAFCFAVALSYAITDITALQGGFNSFPLTNIYVQATTSSDGIRNPGAAFGLLFIMLGCTLTCCVGLTLTVSRTYWALARDNAVPLSNVFAQVNERLSCPIWSTLFVCVVATGLGAIPLGSSAAFLALASSFIILTSVSYAIPFAANMLSGRKYFPRGPFHLGKAGYIINGMAVLFIVLFDIMFCFPTMNWSAVILVGTVAITGLWWAVHAVHHYPGPKVMDLYIATEGNLELPRSHFSLSHQFFHIILPPFVHSLLSIFAHTTIRTSFGTMGSSSSKAAQGAARKFPTRAPGAVPPPSTAARAAPAAPPTQPAQAQSRAKTATLKPEDLTSATTTTNPEVTAEFSSRLRQMGIVQPNPTFSSTSTASAGPGPVAGSRPGPSPHADLIQNPGPLFPSTSRNATLGTLEARRRLQQKADAEFDGLGRSSSGGREFLDLKTIIQMHLMRERGHSPAEIEARLDLKAGVVARLGRVGITSPA